The following proteins are encoded in a genomic region of Candidatus Bathyarchaeota archaeon:
- a CDS encoding Trm112 family protein, producing the protein MKKKLMDILACPIDKYYPLELHVFEEKEEIVEGLIICPKCLRWYPIRDEIPEMLPDELRDEKDELPFLKKWKGKIPKKIVSEGKPFNLEAKAKKKG; encoded by the coding sequence ATGAAGAAAAAGCTGATGGATATTCTGGCTTGCCCCATCGACAAATACTACCCCCTTGAGCTTCACGTTTTTGAGGAGAAAGAAGAAATCGTTGAAGGATTAATCATCTGTCCAAAATGTCTGCGTTGGTATCCCATTCGCGATGAGATTCCTGAAATGTTGCCAGACGAACTTCGCGACGAAAAAGACGAACTCCCCTTCTTGAAGAAGTGGAAAGGCAAAATTCCCAAGAAAATCGTTTCTGAAGGCAAACCGTTTAACTTGGAAGCAAAAGCCAAAAAGAAAGGCTAA
- a CDS encoding dUTP diphosphatase, whose amino-acid sequence MELKQIFEIQKSFDRQVDWNSFEKCETPEEIVAFMEHFTLVMVDELGEISRVRKKFLRDKQPLDVATLKKELVDIFVFVMQGSMALKMNLEDEYAQIMRRNEERFLKR is encoded by the coding sequence TTGGAACTTAAACAAATTTTCGAAATTCAAAAAAGTTTTGATAGACAGGTGGACTGGAATAGCTTCGAAAAGTGCGAAACTCCAGAAGAAATCGTGGCTTTCATGGAACACTTTACTCTTGTAATGGTTGACGAGTTAGGGGAGATTTCTAGGGTTAGGAAAAAGTTTCTAAGAGACAAACAACCTCTTGACGTTGCTACCTTAAAGAAGGAGCTCGTCGACATTTTCGTTTTCGTCATGCAAGGCTCAATGGCTCTAAAAATGAACCTAGAAGACGAGTACGCACAAATAATGAGACGAAACGAAGAAAGATTTCTTAAAAGGTGA
- a CDS encoding lipoate--protein ligase family protein: protein MYLWRLLKPETRNAFANMAVDEAILRARIEEKVPNTLRFFRWHPSAVSIGRFQNIFNEVNLGNCRIHGLDVVRRISGGGAVYHDSEDEITYNVVVKQEDLGTDDVAEAYRYICNGLIEAAHILGVDAEYNKGKIRQCPNVTVKERKFSGSAQAHKRGVILQHGTLLMNVDLEKMFTFLKVPWKTPSVDLISIAARKITSIADELDTCVSIDRAYEALTVGFEKALGIQFVEESLTSYELNLAQRLKEQKFATREWNFEGKASL, encoded by the coding sequence ATGTATCTCTGGCGCCTGCTAAAACCTGAAACACGTAACGCTTTCGCTAACATGGCAGTTGACGAGGCTATATTGCGAGCGAGAATTGAAGAAAAAGTACCCAACACTTTACGGTTTTTCCGTTGGCATCCCTCAGCTGTGTCTATCGGGCGTTTCCAAAACATTTTCAACGAGGTTAACTTGGGAAACTGCCGAATCCACGGCTTAGATGTGGTTAGGCGTATATCTGGCGGAGGCGCGGTTTATCATGACTCGGAAGACGAAATCACTTATAATGTTGTCGTGAAACAGGAGGATTTAGGAACAGATGACGTTGCAGAGGCTTACAGGTACATTTGCAACGGGCTGATTGAAGCTGCTCACATTCTCGGTGTAGACGCCGAATACAACAAGGGCAAAATTAGACAGTGCCCTAACGTGACCGTTAAAGAGCGAAAGTTTTCAGGAAGCGCTCAGGCTCACAAGAGAGGCGTAATTCTTCAACACGGCACACTTTTGATGAATGTTGACTTGGAGAAAATGTTCACATTCCTCAAAGTTCCTTGGAAAACCCCTTCTGTAGACCTGATAAGCATCGCTGCGAGAAAGATTACGTCGATCGCAGATGAGTTAGACACCTGTGTATCAATTGATCGAGCTTATGAAGCCTTGACTGTAGGATTTGAGAAAGCTCTTGGCATCCAATTTGTAGAAGAAAGCTTAACGAGTTATGAGTTAAATCTTGCGCAAAGGCTGAAAGAACAAAAATTTGCGACTCGCGAATGGAATTTTGAAGGCAAAGCCAGCCTTTAA
- a CDS encoding ribosomal protein L13e, with protein MALRNRLIVRKKSGEKRKGRGFSREELKKAGISLKQALHVGLPVDVRRRTVHGENVKLIKRQLKKSNPKAKKKTS; from the coding sequence ATGGCTTTGCGAAATCGTTTGATTGTTCGTAAAAAGAGTGGTGAAAAGCGTAAAGGAAGAGGTTTCAGCAGAGAGGAACTGAAAAAGGCGGGCATCAGTCTTAAGCAAGCTTTACACGTCGGGTTGCCCGTTGACGTGAGAAGACGAACGGTTCACGGTGAAAATGTTAAACTGATTAAGCGGCAGTTAAAAAAAAGTAATCCCAAGGCAAAGAAAAAAACCTCTTGA
- a CDS encoding Rpp14/Pop5 family protein — translation MKAESDQPFDERDLMNAIWSMVYQLFGEFGASQTALSLVKCNDEKKVAIVRCSHKALDLVRAAVAAVTEINGKRAVIRVVAVSGTLKALRKKLLRQIV, via the coding sequence TTGAAGGCTGAGAGCGACCAGCCCTTTGATGAAAGAGATTTGATGAACGCAATTTGGAGTATGGTGTATCAGCTTTTCGGCGAATTTGGTGCCAGTCAAACTGCTTTGTCTCTGGTAAAGTGTAACGACGAGAAAAAAGTTGCGATTGTCAGATGTTCGCATAAGGCATTGGACTTGGTTAGAGCGGCTGTTGCTGCTGTTACAGAGATTAACGGAAAACGTGCTGTAATTCGTGTCGTTGCCGTTTCTGGAACGTTGAAGGCGCTTCGGAAGAAGTTGCTTAGACAGATTGTCTGA
- a CDS encoding hydrogenase 3 maturation endopeptidase HyCI, whose protein sequence is MNKSGDVGDALRKWLKNAKRIVVVGIGNELRRDDFVGVELVRGLKGKVSKRVMLIESETVPESFIEPITKFNPTHILVIDAGLLGLEPGDAKFVESSKVLGSQTTAISTHALPLRIFCEYLEKTVGARIALIIVQPKVTDFGEGLSMEVEGAAEKLRNTMIEVLGTT, encoded by the coding sequence GTGAACAAGTCAGGGGATGTCGGGGATGCGTTGCGGAAATGGCTGAAGAATGCAAAGAGGATTGTTGTCGTCGGGATTGGCAATGAACTGCGTAGAGACGACTTTGTAGGTGTGGAATTAGTCAGAGGTTTGAAAGGTAAAGTTTCTAAGCGGGTGATGCTTATTGAAAGTGAAACGGTTCCAGAAAGCTTCATTGAACCCATAACTAAGTTTAATCCCACCCACATTCTAGTCATCGACGCTGGACTGCTTGGGCTAGAGCCGGGCGATGCAAAGTTTGTGGAATCAAGCAAGGTTTTAGGTTCACAAACTACTGCAATTTCAACGCATGCTCTTCCACTTAGAATATTTTGTGAGTATCTGGAAAAAACAGTAGGTGCTAGAATCGCCTTGATAATTGTGCAGCCTAAAGTGACTGATTTTGGTGAAGGCTTGAGCATGGAAGTTGAAGGGGCGGCTGAAAAGTTGAGAAATACTATGATCGAAGTCTTGGGCACCACATGA